The Francisella hispaniensis FSC454 genome includes the window TTTATAAAACTCTAAAAGCCTATCTCCAAAACTGTCTTTACCAAGATTTGTAATAAAAGTTACATTTTCACCTAGTCTTCTTGCGGCTACAGCTTGATTAGCTCCCTTACCACCACAAAACTCTTCATAATTTTGACTTATTATCGTTTGACCTTTTTGCGCAAGTTGATCAACTTTTACAACTAAATCCCTGTTAGCACTTCCTATAACAACTACTGACATTTTTATTCTTTGTTTTAAATATAAATAAATCTATTATAAGTATTTATAAGGTATAGCACTATAAAAATAATAAACTCTTATATTCTCTTCGAACTTTTATACATTTAACCTTACGGAAATGAGTTTTCTTTATTAGTTGTTTTGTTATAAGATTGATTACGAGGTCGTAAGAACTAATAAAATACATATAAATGTATGTTTACAATCTAGCTTCCAATATATAGCTACTAGTAAGTGGGCTGGCTGTGGTGCGGTAGCTGCTAGTAATATAACGAACTCAAATGTAACAAAAGTGTCAGGTCCTTCTAATGGTGTTTATAATTATAAAGTTACATCTGAAGTTCCTAGAGACACGTTTGAAAAAGTAGTTACAGGCGCAGTTTGGCAACACTATACAGGTTCTACATCAAAAAATGAATTTAAATATTATGTTTCTCTCTCAAATGGTAAGCAAATAATAGGTGCTTTATCTCCAAACTCTTCAATTTATCATGATATTCCTGGTTGCGCTAATCCAACGTAAATTATTATGTTTTTTATTCTATATATCCTATTTTTTCAAATAAATTTAAACCCTACCAATTCATATATTTGCAATAAAAACTTTTCATAATATAAACGTGTGAATATAATTAAGGCTTTATATCTTAATAAATTAAACGAGGAATAATAAATTTTATTTATCGTACTAATCTTCTTAATAACTCTACTATCAGGCTTTGTTTCAGGTATTTTTGGTGGAGGTTCGGGACTTATTAATGTACCGGGTTTTTATTTACTTTTACATTATTTTTACCCATTAAATGATCACTTAATGCAAGTAGCTATTGCCTCAGCTGTCAGCTCCGGTGTGTTAGTGGGTATACTCGCAACTTTCAAACAACATAAATACAAGCAAATTTGTTATGACACCTTACGATGGTCTCTTTTTAGCATACTTTTAGGTGGAGTTTTAGGTGTCTTTTTAGTAAATGTAATTAAAAGTAATGATCTAAAAATCGTATTTTCAATACTTCTTATTATTATGGCAACTTGGATGTGGCGTAAAACTAAAAAAGCTCTAAAAGTTTGGCAAGCTCCATTAATATTAAAAACCTTAAGTGCTTTTTTTGCAGGTATGTGTACTATGCTATCTGGAATATCAGTATTTTTCATACCATTATTGATAAAATGTGGCTTAGATATCCGTAAAGCTATCGGCACATCTACAATTATTACATTCTTTATAAGCTTAGTAATGTCTATCTTTTTTATATCATTTGGCTGGCATGCATCTAATTTACCACCATTTTGCATTGGCTATTTAAATCTAATAATTTTTTTAGCAGGTCTTATACCTAGTTTAATAGGTGTAAATATTGGTGTTAAAGTAACAGCTTTATTCTCTCATAAACATTTGCAAACTATATATATTTTAATGATGTTTATTATAGCTATAGTCATGATTGTTTAGAGAGAAA containing:
- a CDS encoding sulfite exporter TauE/SafE family protein is translated as MLFIVLIFLITLLSGFVSGIFGGGSGLINVPGFYLLLHYFYPLNDHLMQVAIASAVSSGVLVGILATFKQHKYKQICYDTLRWSLFSILLGGVLGVFLVNVIKSNDLKIVFSILLIIMATWMWRKTKKALKVWQAPLILKTLSAFFAGMCTMLSGISVFFIPLLIKCGLDIRKAIGTSTIITFFISLVMSIFFISFGWHASNLPPFCIGYLNLIIFLAGLIPSLIGVNIGVKVTALFSHKHLQTIYILMMFIIAIVMIV